The following nucleotide sequence is from Primulina tabacum isolate GXHZ01 chromosome 2, ASM2559414v2, whole genome shotgun sequence.
ttttctttttgttctTGCTGTGATTATTATTATTCCTGCCGGCAGTATTGGGTGAGTGACCATCATCCAAGGGTTGATTGCCATTTGCGGTGGCGAGTAAGGCGGCGACGCCACCACCCTCCTTGGCTGCAGCGCTTTTAATTGTTCTTTCCCGCAATTTAAGGCGAGACCTGCAATTTTCAAAGGTAGGCAAAGGATCCTGATTCTGAATGTAATCAACAACCCCAGAATAAGCCTCCGGTAACCCTCCCGTGAGTTTAAGAACGAGACGGCTGTTGGTCACATGTGCATCGACGTCGGCTAATCTGTCCGCCAAAGATTTCACATGATTACAATAAGCATCAATGGATGAAAAATCGGCAAAGTCGACAGCGGCCAATTCTTCTTCGAGATGAGTAGCACGAGAGCCCTTATTGTCACGAAATATTCCCTTTAAACGCACCCATGCAGCCTCTGTAGAATCGTCTTTAAACAAGATGGCATGAAGTAAATCAGGAGAGATTGTACTATAAATCCATTGCAAGAC
It contains:
- the LOC142537458 gene encoding uncharacterized protein LOC142537458, whose product is MQLSYGKGEYEAKKLPDPELWQRLDAAVLQWIYSTISPDLLHAILFKDDSTEAAWVRLKGIFRDNKGSRATHLEEELAAVDFADFSSIDAYCNHVKSLADRLADVDAHVTNSRLVLKLTGGLPEAYSGVVDYIQNQDPLPTFENCRSRLKLRERTIKSAAAKEGGGVAALLATANGNQPLDDGHSPNTAGRNNNNHSKNKKKNNGRDNYQSNRGRNNSSGAANGVGNSVFATNPQQPRPWQWQTPWGQLGTTTMGSSMGHSTMPISF